One genomic segment of Balaenoptera musculus isolate JJ_BM4_2016_0621 chromosome 11, mBalMus1.pri.v3, whole genome shotgun sequence includes these proteins:
- the IL17A gene encoding interleukin-17A has product MARVRTSFMSLLLLLSLVALVKAGIIIPQSPGCPHIEDKNFPQYVRVNLNILNRNTISRRPSDYYKRSTSPWTLHRNEDPERYPSVIWEAKCSHSGCVNAEGKVDHHMNSVPIQQEILVLRREPQHCPHSFRLEKMLVAVGCTCVTPIVRHMA; this is encoded by the exons tcactgctgctgctgctgagtcTGGTGGCTCTTGTGAAGGCAGGAATCATAATCCCACAAAGTCCAGGCTGCCCTCATATTGAGGACAAGAACTTCCCACAGTACGTGAGGGTCAACCTAAACATCCTTAACCGGAACACGATTTCCAGAAGACCCTCCGATTACTACAAACGCTCCACCTCACCCTGGACTCTCCA CCGCAATGAGGACCCTGAGAGGTACCCCTCTGTGATCTGGGAGGCCAAGTGCAGCCACTCGGGCTGTGTCAATGCTGAAGGGAAGGTGGACCATCACATGAACTCCGTCCCCATCCAGCAAGAGATCCTGGTCCTGCGAAGGGAACCTCAGCACTGCCCCCACTCCTTCCGGCTGGAGAAGATGCTGGTGGCCGTGGGCTGCACCTGTGTCACCCCCATTGTCCGCCACATGGCTTAA